One Desulfocurvibacter africanus subsp. africanus DSM 2603 genomic region harbors:
- a CDS encoding motility associated factor glycosyltransferase family protein — MSQQFLADNLAALSRVNPALLAWLTATREGSSDLAADEARIVKNRLGFLDWRLPSGACLFETLSPQAVYQRWIPEESPERAATFIVGVNLGYGLHRVLTGTPDSHKVLALEPDPDMLLACLSQTDYRPFIAAGKLHFVAPDKECMERVIHQLDMHVFFGKVYLRGDTPSQQIGPAYARWTEEVHAALEAFTVELSTLRRKQDVMVGNELRNFRRASAHRSLLALQGRAKGLTAVIVGAGPSLAQIGPALAQCLGTCNALVVCGFQTLPALRKTGITPHLSLGLDFNRTLESVYEHLDSAWAANIPFIYSTKMDACVVERYPGPALGLWTVGGLSTYIGQDRELVIDAGGNVGVAMFRFLACCGVSDFLLLGQDFGWRGDSVHAPGHFKHGRQVSFNPNQHVLLKDPDGGEVYSSVQYAASKRELEASIAQSGARVRNVWGGGAAIEGAPRISPDEAVACLANLDAQPRSAFQAVLAECMQPSPRPVFEARSPSWTASLRNVEKRLARLFDTPAASRQDIHETLLQVEAFLKQDPLYLPYLFNEVVDLGGLLRTRHTYALADLGEVRRIFKRVLSKVREMDRFLAVK; from the coding sequence ATGAGCCAGCAGTTTCTCGCCGATAACCTTGCGGCCCTGTCCCGCGTGAATCCCGCGCTGCTCGCCTGGCTGACGGCAACGCGCGAGGGTTCGAGCGATCTTGCGGCCGACGAGGCGCGCATTGTCAAGAACCGTCTTGGGTTTCTGGACTGGCGGTTGCCCTCGGGCGCCTGCCTGTTCGAAACCCTTTCTCCCCAGGCGGTTTACCAGAGGTGGATTCCCGAGGAAAGCCCCGAAAGGGCCGCCACGTTCATCGTAGGCGTGAACCTCGGCTATGGGCTGCACCGTGTGCTGACCGGCACTCCGGACAGCCACAAGGTACTTGCCCTGGAGCCCGATCCGGACATGCTTCTGGCCTGCCTGAGCCAGACCGACTACCGGCCGTTCATCGCGGCTGGCAAGCTCCATTTCGTAGCCCCGGATAAGGAATGCATGGAGCGGGTCATTCACCAGCTCGACATGCACGTGTTCTTCGGCAAGGTGTATCTGCGCGGCGACACGCCCAGCCAGCAGATCGGCCCGGCATACGCGCGCTGGACCGAAGAAGTTCACGCGGCCCTGGAAGCCTTCACCGTGGAACTGTCCACCCTGCGCCGCAAACAGGACGTCATGGTCGGCAACGAGCTGCGCAATTTCCGGCGGGCCTCGGCGCATCGCAGCCTGCTGGCCCTGCAGGGCCGAGCCAAAGGGCTGACAGCGGTCATCGTGGGCGCTGGTCCGTCGCTGGCGCAGATCGGTCCGGCCCTGGCCCAGTGCCTGGGAACCTGCAACGCGCTGGTGGTCTGCGGCTTCCAGACCCTGCCCGCATTGCGCAAGACCGGCATCACGCCCCACCTGAGCCTGGGCCTGGACTTCAACCGCACGCTGGAATCCGTCTACGAACACCTGGACAGCGCCTGGGCCGCGAACATCCCGTTCATCTACTCCACCAAGATGGACGCGTGCGTGGTGGAGCGCTATCCCGGCCCAGCATTGGGCCTGTGGACCGTGGGCGGCCTGTCCACTTACATAGGTCAGGACCGGGAGCTGGTTATCGACGCCGGCGGCAACGTGGGCGTGGCCATGTTCCGTTTCCTGGCCTGCTGCGGCGTTTCCGACTTTCTCCTGCTTGGGCAGGATTTCGGCTGGCGCGGGGATTCGGTGCATGCGCCGGGGCACTTCAAGCACGGCCGTCAGGTGAGCTTTAACCCCAATCAGCATGTGCTGTTAAAGGACCCTGACGGAGGCGAAGTCTACAGCTCGGTACAATACGCGGCTTCCAAGCGCGAACTGGAAGCGTCCATCGCCCAGTCCGGAGCGCGCGTGCGCAACGTCTGGGGCGGCGGCGCGGCCATCGAGGGCGCCCCGCGAATCTCCCCGGACGAAGCCGTGGCCTGCCTCGCAAATCTGGACGCCCAGCCTCGATCCGCATTTCAGGCCGTCTTGGCCGAATGCATGCAGCCAAGTCCGAGGCCGGTGTTCGAAGCCCGCTCGCCAAGTTGGACCGCATCCCTGCGCAATGTGGAGAAGCGCCTGGCGCGGTTGTTCGACACGCCGGCAGCCTCCCGGCAGGATATCCATGAGACGCTGCTGCAGGTGGAGGCCTTCCTCAAACAGGACCCGCTCTATCTGCCGTACCTGTTCAACGAGGTCGTGGATCTAGGCGGACTTCTGCGCACCAGGCACACGTATGCACTGGCGGACTTGGGAGAAGTGCGCCGCATCTTCAAGCGCGTACTGTCCAAGGTGCGCGAGATGGATCGCTTTCTGGCGGTGAAATAG
- a CDS encoding Smr/MutS family protein yields the protein MDDNKPFEKLKKIKIAPKQAKQAPKPKPQPAPAPEVEPDEGAMFCSAMGGVQPIKGRSGRDLTKTPPPAPETLQPAGEQTGEAAAKEQLRRLVAGEQEFDLEFTDEFLQGHVRGLDERTLRQLMAGALSVEAHLDLHGCNAEQAMDSVLFFVRESYLMGRRVVLIVTGRGLNSPGGLGVLRQETQTWLTRDPLKRVVLAFCTAQPRHGGAGAIYVLLRKRKKSEGKVKFDRTSFWGD from the coding sequence ATGGATGACAATAAGCCTTTCGAAAAGCTTAAGAAGATCAAGATCGCGCCCAAGCAGGCCAAGCAGGCGCCCAAGCCCAAGCCTCAACCTGCTCCGGCCCCAGAGGTCGAGCCGGACGAGGGCGCCATGTTCTGTTCGGCCATGGGTGGCGTGCAGCCCATCAAGGGGCGCTCGGGTCGCGACCTGACCAAGACTCCCCCCCCGGCCCCCGAGACGCTCCAGCCCGCTGGCGAGCAGACCGGGGAAGCCGCCGCCAAGGAGCAGCTCCGCCGCCTCGTGGCCGGCGAGCAGGAGTTCGACCTGGAATTCACCGACGAGTTCCTTCAGGGCCACGTACGCGGCTTGGACGAACGCACCCTGCGCCAGCTCATGGCCGGCGCGCTATCCGTGGAGGCCCATTTGGACCTGCATGGCTGCAACGCCGAGCAGGCCATGGATTCGGTGCTCTTTTTTGTGCGCGAGTCCTATCTCATGGGTCGGCGTGTGGTGCTGATCGTCACCGGCCGGGGTCTCAACTCGCCCGGAGGCTTGGGCGTGCTCCGGCAGGAAACCCAGACCTGGCTGACCCGCGATCCGCTCAAGCGTGTTGTGCTGGCCTTCTGCACGGCCCAGCCGCGCCACGGCGGGGCCGGGGCCATCTATGTGCTGCTGCGCAAGCGCAAGAAGAGCGAGGGCAAGGTCAAGTTCGACCGCACCAGTTTCTGGGGCGATTAG
- a CDS encoding pentapeptide repeat-containing protein: MTREEVLEAIRRNRTIEDVDLSGIDLSGTDLTGGRFEDVSFREANLSGVNILRTGLKGCDFSGAILDGTDMTKVDLRKMRFTGASFKGVVLYMTLFNHADLSGADFGGGSLRWSLMQHAILDGANFRGAAFEKMVLSHSSAKGANFSETDMVKTVFHDADLSGANFKGAKFLKVLLAGCALAGQDFRGTRFNQVNCSGSDLTGADLSGADARMSLFQEADLSGANLEGINGEDTMWLKAKLVKTRLAGAELSRACLNEASLTGADLSDANLTSATMTRAVCRAAKFARARCPYVDFSHADLSAADFTQASLFMARMHQTVTEHAIWTGADKTLLRGPDRDMAEAEDFSPPRPTGG, translated from the coding sequence ATGACCAGAGAAGAGGTTCTGGAGGCCATCCGCCGCAACCGAACCATCGAAGACGTTGACCTGTCGGGCATCGACCTCTCGGGAACCGACCTGACCGGCGGCCGTTTTGAGGACGTCTCCTTTCGCGAGGCGAACCTCTCGGGCGTGAACATCTTGAGGACAGGCCTCAAGGGGTGCGACTTCTCGGGCGCGATCCTGGACGGGACGGACATGACCAAGGTGGATCTGCGCAAAATGCGCTTCACCGGCGCCTCGTTCAAGGGCGTCGTTCTGTACATGACCCTCTTCAACCATGCGGATCTGAGCGGCGCGGATTTCGGTGGCGGCAGCCTGCGCTGGTCGCTCATGCAGCACGCCATCCTGGATGGCGCGAACTTCCGAGGTGCGGCCTTCGAGAAGATGGTCCTCTCGCACAGCTCGGCCAAAGGCGCGAACTTCTCGGAGACGGACATGGTCAAGACCGTGTTCCACGACGCGGACCTGAGCGGCGCGAACTTCAAGGGCGCCAAGTTTCTCAAGGTGCTTCTTGCGGGATGCGCGCTGGCCGGCCAGGACTTCCGTGGGACGCGCTTCAACCAGGTCAACTGCTCCGGGTCCGACCTTACGGGCGCGGACCTGAGCGGCGCGGACGCGCGCATGTCCTTGTTCCAGGAGGCGGACCTGAGCGGCGCGAACTTGGAGGGGATCAACGGCGAGGACACGATGTGGCTCAAGGCAAAGCTGGTGAAGACGCGCCTGGCTGGCGCCGAATTGTCCCGAGCCTGCCTGAACGAAGCGAGCCTGACCGGGGCGGATCTCTCGGATGCGAACTTGACCAGCGCCACCATGACCCGGGCCGTCTGCCGGGCGGCCAAATTCGCGCGAGCCCGCTGTCCCTACGTCGACTTTTCGCACGCCGACCTGAGCGCGGCGGATTTCACCCAAGCCAGCCTGTTCATGGCCAGGATGCACCAGACCGTGACGGAACACGCGATCTGGACCGGCGCGGACAAGACGCTGCTTCGGGGCCCGGATCGGGATATGGCCGAGGCCGAGGATTTTAGCCCGCCGCGGCCGACCGGCGGATAG
- a CDS encoding DnaJ C-terminal domain-containing protein codes for MSVKYKDYYELLGVKRGASQEDISKAFKKLARKYHPDLNPSDKTAEDKFKEINEAYEVLKDPEKRKMYDSLGPNWQQGQDFQPPPGFENMNFGFQSGGGRGGAGFDFSDFFESVFGGGGGFSQARGGFGGAGAGQGFYGAGSRTARPRRGQDAEAEIELSLEEVIRGGSKAVTVTEQGPGGMPVPRTLNVNIPAGIKEGQRIRLSGQGGPGMAGGPAGDLYLRVKLAPHPLYKVEEGNIVLDLPLAPWEAAMGATVNVPTLDGQVELKVPAGMGSGRKMRLRGKGLGAAGRRGDMYVRIMVQVPQAEDEEIRRLWSELESKTGFKARNF; via the coding sequence ATGAGCGTCAAGTACAAGGACTACTACGAACTGCTGGGCGTGAAGCGCGGCGCCTCCCAGGAGGATATCTCCAAGGCATTCAAGAAGCTGGCAAGAAAATACCATCCGGACCTCAATCCCAGCGACAAGACGGCGGAGGATAAGTTCAAGGAAATCAACGAGGCCTACGAGGTTCTCAAGGACCCGGAGAAGCGTAAGATGTACGACTCCCTGGGTCCCAACTGGCAACAGGGCCAGGATTTCCAGCCGCCTCCGGGATTCGAGAACATGAACTTCGGGTTCCAGTCCGGCGGAGGCCGGGGCGGGGCGGGGTTCGACTTCAGCGACTTCTTCGAGAGTGTCTTCGGAGGCGGCGGAGGCTTTAGTCAGGCTCGCGGCGGCTTTGGTGGAGCCGGGGCTGGGCAGGGCTTTTATGGTGCCGGTAGCCGCACGGCACGGCCGCGCAGAGGCCAGGACGCCGAGGCCGAGATCGAGCTTTCGCTGGAGGAGGTCATCCGAGGCGGCTCCAAGGCCGTGACGGTCACCGAGCAAGGGCCGGGTGGCATGCCCGTGCCGCGCACGCTGAACGTGAACATCCCGGCCGGCATCAAGGAAGGCCAGCGCATCAGGCTTTCGGGTCAGGGCGGCCCCGGCATGGCCGGCGGACCGGCCGGCGACCTGTACCTGCGCGTTAAGCTCGCGCCGCACCCGCTCTACAAGGTCGAGGAGGGCAACATCGTGCTCGATCTGCCCCTGGCGCCCTGGGAGGCGGCCATGGGCGCGACGGTCAACGTGCCTACCCTGGACGGTCAGGTGGAACTCAAGGTCCCGGCGGGCATGGGCAGCGGCCGCAAGATGCGTCTGCGGGGCAAGGGCCTCGGCGCGGCGGGCCGGCGAGGCGACATGTACGTGCGCATCATGGTGCAGGTGCCGCAGGCCGAAGACGAAGAGATCCGCCGATTGTGGAGCGAATTGGAGTCCAAAACGGGCTTCAAGGCCCGGAACTTCTAG
- a CDS encoding YdgA family protein: protein MRKHLYVLAGAAGVAALYVALAWFMGAQAEQKYQALLEPVVTQSGLELVHEGYERGVLTSTARTRVVLPYPADPKATREAGAAGAPERVSLLLESTIIHGPLPFRQPEGRLVLKPVQAIIESKLVHEPASVIPQELDIRSVAVVGALGGITVSTSVLPVEIALPGGQGTRVFWKGMEQELRLSRDMVELEIEARGEGLEIGDADVRLAVGPFSLTGECRRSEEGLYVGEMQGKLDNMTMGAGQDNSSIDFKMAELDVAMRDSAENGLLAIEYALSAKTVHAGDWDAGPLSLTMIMRNFDIALIRQYQASFQEMQLKAGAISEEEQQKLLLDSLDGLLPGLLRPSPEFALKDLVLRTPHGDLTGLFKVAVHGETVQENITPAQVPMLLDIKADAAVDEGLFLALAERFIKPQLVEAGAEPEVVDDAAKQSALQTLDSLAAQGVLLREDGHVRSGFTIKNGVIAVNGKPIPISLSGQ from the coding sequence ATGCGCAAGCATTTGTATGTGCTGGCTGGCGCGGCGGGCGTCGCGGCACTCTATGTGGCGCTAGCGTGGTTTATGGGCGCGCAGGCTGAGCAGAAGTATCAAGCCCTGCTTGAGCCCGTGGTCACGCAGAGCGGACTAGAACTGGTTCACGAGGGCTACGAGAGAGGCGTACTCACTTCCACGGCAAGGACGCGAGTCGTGCTGCCGTATCCGGCGGACCCCAAGGCCACCCGAGAGGCGGGTGCGGCAGGGGCTCCCGAACGAGTGTCTCTGCTGCTGGAATCGACCATTATCCATGGACCGCTCCCGTTTCGGCAGCCCGAGGGACGGCTCGTGCTCAAGCCCGTGCAGGCGATCATCGAGTCGAAACTTGTGCATGAGCCCGCAAGCGTGATCCCACAGGAGCTGGATATCCGCTCGGTCGCGGTTGTGGGAGCCTTGGGAGGTATCACGGTCTCCACATCCGTACTGCCTGTGGAGATTGCCTTGCCTGGGGGCCAGGGGACACGGGTGTTCTGGAAAGGTATGGAACAGGAACTGCGCCTGTCCCGCGACATGGTTGAGCTTGAAATTGAAGCCAGAGGTGAGGGGTTGGAAATCGGGGATGCCGACGTCCGCCTTGCCGTGGGACCTTTCTCCCTGACCGGTGAGTGCCGTCGCAGTGAGGAGGGCTTGTATGTCGGCGAGATGCAGGGAAAGCTCGACAATATGACCATGGGCGCGGGCCAGGACAATAGTTCCATTGACTTCAAAATGGCCGAGCTGGATGTCGCGATGCGGGATAGCGCCGAAAACGGGTTGTTGGCGATCGAGTATGCCCTGAGCGCCAAGACCGTCCATGCGGGCGATTGGGATGCGGGTCCCTTGTCGTTGACCATGATCATGCGCAATTTCGATATCGCTTTGATCCGCCAATACCAGGCCAGTTTTCAGGAAATGCAACTCAAGGCCGGCGCGATTTCCGAGGAAGAGCAGCAGAAACTGCTCCTCGATTCACTGGACGGTTTGCTGCCCGGCCTGTTGCGGCCCTCGCCGGAATTCGCCTTGAAGGATTTGGTGTTGCGCACGCCCCATGGTGATTTGACTGGGCTGTTCAAGGTGGCGGTGCATGGCGAGACGGTCCAGGAAAACATCACGCCGGCCCAGGTGCCCATGCTGTTGGATATCAAGGCGGACGCGGCTGTGGACGAAGGATTATTTCTTGCGCTTGCGGAGCGGTTCATCAAGCCTCAATTGGTGGAGGCCGGTGCCGAGCCCGAGGTTGTCGATGACGCGGCCAAGCAGTCGGCTCTCCAGACCCTGGACAGTCTCGCGGCCCAGGGCGTGCTCTTGCGGGAGGACGGCCACGTGCGCTCAGGCTTCACCATCAAGAACGGCGTGATCGCAGTCAACGGCAAGCCCATACCCATATCCTTATCCGGGCAGTAG
- the clpB gene encoding ATP-dependent chaperone ClpB: MDMNKFTQKSRDAVAEAQAEAVRLGHQQIDAEHLLLALVRQENGLVPNLLSKAGYDPEAYAKAVQDELERMPKVSGPGAQPGQVFVTQRLNQVLVKAQDLARQMSDEYMSVEHIFLTLADEPKTTGVGKVNARFGLTRDKILTVLTEVRGKQRVTSDNPEETYDALKKYGRDLVEEARKGKLDPVIGRDAEIRRAIRILSRRTKNNPVLIGDAGVGKTAIVEGLAQRILKQDVPEGLKDKTIFSLDMGALIAGAKYRGEFEERLKAVLKEVGQSEGRVILFIDEIHTIVGAGKAEGAMDAGNLLKPMLARGELHCIGATTVDEYRKNIEKDPALERRFQPILVDEPSVEDTISILRGLRERFEVHHGVRIADAALVDASVLSNRYLTDRQLPDKAIDLIDEAAAMIRTEIDSMPTELDEINRRVLQMEIEREALRRETDPKSRERLEVLERELADLKERQSVLMAQWEKEKGAVERMRQVKEDIERTRREVEEAERSLDYNRAAELRYSKLHALEKQLAAMEQATDGGKGARMVREEVGPDDVAEIISRWSGIPISRLMEGEREKLMRLPEELHERVIGQEEAVDAVADAVLRARAGLKDPARPIGSFIFLGPTGVGKTELCKTLAAALFDSEENMVRIDMSEYMEKHTVARLIGAPPGYVGYEEGGQLTEAVRRKPYSVILFDEIEKAHHDVFNVLLQILDDGRLTDSKGRTVDFKNTIVIMTSNLGAEYMLEGITPKGEFRDGVRDKVMDTLRRNFRPEFLNRVDEVVLFKPLLQEQLKQIIDLQLAGLRRRLADRKIELDMTDAAKSFVAEESYDPVYGARPLKRFLQSRLETPLARELISGRLGDGQKVLVDVRLDKLVFQTDGQTESQTESQTKGQAKGQIAV, from the coding sequence ATGGACATGAACAAGTTCACCCAGAAGTCCAGGGACGCCGTAGCCGAGGCCCAGGCCGAGGCCGTTCGCCTTGGACATCAACAGATAGACGCCGAACACCTCCTGCTGGCCCTGGTGCGGCAGGAGAACGGGCTTGTGCCCAATCTTCTGAGCAAGGCCGGATACGATCCCGAAGCCTATGCCAAGGCCGTGCAGGACGAGCTTGAGCGCATGCCCAAGGTCAGCGGACCCGGCGCGCAGCCCGGTCAGGTCTTCGTCACCCAGCGGCTGAACCAGGTGCTGGTCAAGGCCCAGGACCTGGCCAGGCAGATGAGCGACGAGTACATGAGCGTCGAGCACATCTTCCTGACCCTGGCCGACGAGCCCAAGACCACGGGCGTGGGCAAGGTCAATGCCCGCTTCGGGCTGACCCGCGACAAAATCCTCACGGTGCTCACGGAAGTGCGCGGCAAGCAGCGCGTGACCTCGGACAACCCCGAGGAGACCTACGACGCGCTCAAGAAATACGGCCGCGACCTGGTGGAGGAGGCCCGCAAGGGCAAGCTCGACCCGGTCATCGGCCGCGATGCCGAGATCAGGCGGGCCATCCGCATTCTGTCCCGGCGGACCAAGAACAATCCCGTGCTCATCGGCGACGCGGGCGTGGGCAAGACGGCCATCGTGGAGGGCCTGGCCCAGCGCATCCTCAAGCAGGACGTGCCCGAGGGGCTCAAGGACAAGACCATCTTCTCCCTGGATATGGGCGCGCTCATCGCCGGGGCCAAGTACCGAGGCGAGTTCGAAGAGCGCCTGAAGGCCGTGCTCAAGGAGGTCGGCCAGTCCGAGGGGCGCGTCATCCTGTTCATCGACGAGATCCACACCATCGTGGGCGCGGGCAAGGCCGAGGGCGCCATGGACGCCGGCAATCTGCTCAAGCCCATGCTGGCGCGCGGCGAACTGCACTGCATCGGCGCGACCACGGTGGACGAGTACCGCAAGAACATCGAGAAGGACCCGGCCCTGGAGCGGCGCTTCCAGCCCATCCTGGTGGACGAGCCCAGCGTGGAGGACACCATCTCCATCCTGCGCGGCCTGCGCGAGCGCTTCGAGGTGCACCACGGCGTGCGCATCGCCGACGCGGCCCTGGTGGATGCGTCCGTGCTCAGCAATCGCTACCTGACCGACCGCCAGCTCCCGGATAAGGCCATCGACCTCATCGACGAGGCCGCGGCCATGATCCGCACGGAGATCGACTCCATGCCCACGGAGCTGGACGAGATCAACCGGCGCGTCCTGCAGATGGAGATCGAGCGCGAGGCCCTGCGCCGCGAAACCGATCCCAAGTCCCGCGAACGGCTGGAGGTTCTGGAGCGCGAGCTAGCCGACCTCAAGGAGCGGCAGTCCGTGCTCATGGCCCAATGGGAGAAGGAAAAGGGCGCGGTCGAGCGCATGCGCCAGGTCAAGGAGGATATCGAGCGCACCCGCCGCGAGGTGGAGGAGGCCGAGCGCAGCCTGGACTACAACCGCGCGGCCGAGCTGCGCTATTCCAAACTGCATGCCCTGGAGAAGCAGCTCGCGGCCATGGAGCAGGCCACGGACGGCGGCAAGGGCGCGCGCATGGTGCGCGAGGAGGTCGGACCCGACGACGTGGCCGAGATCATTTCGCGCTGGAGCGGCATCCCGATTTCGCGGCTCATGGAGGGTGAGCGGGAGAAGCTCATGCGTCTGCCCGAGGAACTGCACGAGCGGGTCATCGGCCAAGAAGAGGCCGTGGACGCCGTGGCCGACGCGGTGCTGCGCGCCCGCGCGGGCCTCAAGGACCCGGCCCGGCCCATCGGCTCGTTCATCTTCCTGGGTCCCACGGGCGTGGGCAAGACCGAACTGTGCAAGACCTTGGCGGCTGCGCTCTTCGACAGCGAGGAGAACATGGTGCGCATCGACATGTCCGAGTACATGGAGAAGCACACCGTGGCGCGGCTCATCGGCGCGCCTCCGGGCTACGTGGGCTATGAGGAGGGCGGCCAGCTCACCGAGGCCGTGCGCCGCAAGCCCTACTCGGTCATCCTGTTCGACGAGATCGAGAAGGCGCACCACGACGTATTCAACGTGCTCCTGCAGATCCTGGACGACGGCCGGCTGACCGACTCCAAGGGCCGCACCGTGGACTTCAAGAACACCATCGTCATCATGACCTCCAACCTCGGCGCGGAGTACATGCTCGAAGGCATCACGCCCAAGGGCGAGTTCCGGGACGGCGTGCGCGACAAGGTCATGGACACCCTGCGCCGCAACTTCCGTCCCGAGTTCCTGAACCGCGTGGACGAAGTCGTGCTGTTCAAGCCACTCCTGCAGGAGCAGCTCAAGCAGATCATCGATCTGCAGCTCGCCGGCCTGCGCAGGCGGCTGGCCGACCGCAAGATCGAGCTGGATATGACCGACGCGGCCAAGAGCTTCGTGGCCGAGGAGTCCTACGACCCGGTCTACGGCGCGCGGCCGCTCAAGCGCTTCCTCCAGTCGCGGCTGGAAACGCCGCTGGCCAGGGAGCTCATCTCCGGCCGCTTGGGTGACGGACAGAAGGTTCTGGTGGACGTGCGCCTGGACAAGCTGGTTTTCCAGACCGACGGGCAGACCGAGAGCCAAACCGAGAGCCAAACCAAGGGGCAGGCCAAAGGGCAGATAGCGGTATAA
- a CDS encoding flavodoxin family protein: protein MHAVCLVGSARRKGNTAAMASRFCDGLTAGGATVSVHRLGEMRYSGCIGCFGCKTNADHCVLKDDLAPVLEEVRAADVLVMATPVYFGEVSSQLKAFIDRSFSFLQPNYSKLMKKGRLAPGKTLVMLIAQGHPKADLFTDIYPRYEYFFTRYIGYSRSHMLRALGVYYPGDAEGREDVMAEADALASRVLAGE from the coding sequence ATGCATGCAGTCTGTCTGGTGGGCAGCGCCCGCAGGAAGGGCAACACGGCGGCCATGGCTTCCAGGTTCTGTGATGGGCTGACGGCGGGCGGAGCCACTGTGTCGGTGCACAGGCTCGGCGAGATGCGCTATTCCGGGTGCATCGGCTGCTTCGGCTGCAAGACCAATGCGGACCATTGCGTGCTCAAGGACGACCTCGCCCCGGTGCTGGAAGAAGTTCGTGCGGCGGATGTGCTGGTCATGGCCACGCCCGTGTATTTCGGCGAAGTTTCGTCACAGCTCAAGGCCTTCATCGACCGTAGCTTCTCCTTCCTGCAGCCCAATTATTCCAAACTCATGAAAAAGGGCAGGCTGGCTCCAGGCAAGACCCTGGTCATGCTGATCGCCCAGGGCCATCCCAAGGCCGACCTCTTCACCGACATCTATCCCCGCTACGAGTATTTCTTCACCCGCTATATCGGTTATTCCCGCTCGCATATGCTGCGGGCCCTGGGCGTCTACTATCCGGGTGACGCCGAAGGGCGCGAAGATGTCATGGCCGAGGCCGACGCCTTGGCCTCTCGGGTTCTCGCCGGGGAGTGA
- a CDS encoding chaperone modulator CbpM — MTPDITSARNLPSRSKLYSRRQLLEITGVGEVRLTEILELGWIDPIMAGNDEPLFLVRDVYRIGKLQRIATDFDVCLTGASIIVDLLDRIETLEKRVEELRRLL, encoded by the coding sequence ATGACTCCCGACATCACGAGCGCGCGCAATCTGCCTTCCCGCTCCAAGCTCTATTCCCGGCGGCAGCTACTGGAGATCACGGGAGTGGGCGAGGTGCGCCTGACCGAAATTCTGGAGCTGGGCTGGATCGACCCCATCATGGCAGGCAATGACGAGCCGTTGTTTCTGGTCCGCGACGTGTACCGCATCGGCAAGCTTCAGCGCATCGCCACCGACTTCGATGTCTGCCTGACGGGTGCAAGCATCATCGTTGACCTGTTGGACCGCATCGAGACGCTGGAGAAACGCGTGGAGGAGCTGCGCAGGCTTTTGTAG
- a CDS encoding DUF4150 domain-containing protein has protein sequence MFMLSMGAGMNLGFPDVCLTPVGPVPTPVPYPDLQYSITSAPAAYNVLVDCMPALNQLSQGLVSVGDTAGVLLGVVSHLIDGETTYMVGCATILVDGVPAQRLTSVTGQNCLGMLPNSPGFCCVPSQVTVLSLG, from the coding sequence ATGTTCATGCTTAGCATGGGCGCCGGGATGAATCTCGGCTTCCCAGACGTCTGCCTCACCCCGGTCGGACCGGTGCCGACGCCGGTTCCCTACCCGGACCTGCAGTACTCCATCACTTCGGCGCCGGCCGCCTACAACGTGCTCGTGGATTGCATGCCGGCCCTTAACCAGCTCTCCCAGGGGTTGGTCAGCGTCGGCGACACGGCCGGCGTGTTGCTCGGCGTTGTTTCACACCTCATCGACGGCGAGACCACCTACATGGTCGGCTGCGCCACCATCCTGGTCGACGGCGTCCCGGCTCAGCGCCTGACCTCGGTCACGGGCCAGAACTGCCTGGGCATGCTGCCCAACAGCCCCGGCTTCTGTTGCGTACCCAGTCAGGTCACGGTTCTCTCTTTGGGCTGA
- a CDS encoding DUF3540 domain-containing protein — protein sequence MENVARKLEPARPWMEYGRVEACAGRLAKVRMGLGLITAERAVGCLLDPHVGDEVLLSVDGAGSAFILSILRRPEGTEAIVSFDGPASFRVAQGNLTLAALGEIGLAAGRVAVDAEKAVVRLGLVSLVAERLESQVKRIKSVSKSVDAVCRRLTQRLGNSFRYVEEHDETQAQTQRVLVEDLLTMHSKNAMIVSEEHVTVNAEQIHLG from the coding sequence ATGGAGAACGTAGCGAGAAAGTTGGAGCCGGCCCGGCCGTGGATGGAATATGGACGGGTCGAGGCGTGTGCAGGTCGGCTGGCCAAGGTACGCATGGGGCTAGGGCTCATTACGGCCGAGCGGGCTGTTGGATGCCTCCTGGACCCCCATGTCGGGGACGAGGTGCTCTTGAGCGTGGATGGAGCCGGGAGTGCCTTCATTCTCTCGATCCTTCGCAGGCCCGAGGGAACGGAGGCGATCGTGTCCTTCGATGGCCCGGCCAGCTTCAGGGTCGCCCAGGGCAACCTGACCCTGGCTGCCCTGGGGGAAATCGGCCTGGCCGCTGGCCGGGTCGCAGTCGACGCGGAGAAAGCCGTGGTGAGGCTGGGCTTGGTGTCTCTTGTGGCCGAAAGGCTGGAGAGTCAGGTCAAGCGGATCAAGTCCGTGTCCAAGTCCGTCGACGCGGTCTGCCGCAGGCTGACGCAACGGCTGGGGAACTCCTTCCGCTACGTGGAGGAGCACGATGAGACTCAGGCTCAGACCCAGCGGGTGCTCGTGGAAGATCTCCTGACCATGCACTCGAAGAACGCCATGATCGTTTCTGAGGAGCATGTCACGGTCAACGCCGAGCAGATCCACCTGGGCTAG